A portion of the Paenibacillus hamazuiensis genome contains these proteins:
- a CDS encoding cache domain-containing sensor histidine kinase, with amino-acid sequence MLTKFFIKNFMTFIIAVSIPVLIFSLMVMNVFQASLKEEIDTNTHKALNTSKETIELIFSDMNSMKILIDYNPQISLPLLRVLSTDVVTHEDTTALKLIRPSLKSSSYSRMYINSIYVKVGDSKYFLANGDKESITDYYDTAWYDSFKKQSRDTMLWTEKRRISDLDVVSIYQRTKLDGVIVINVRQEYFNKMLDSITTYDDQYMAVLNEKGELLFSNKDMEQLLERGDGGDQAGETARFADLLRSDRYRVVEMSSEHYSFKYVSVIPTITIYSSAILIIKLTLYSAIVSLLISSLLAYYFSIRNYRQIARILKIFKLAKAGMTLPNVVEKKKNDVYSLILNDTINSFVNQSHMNLQLSERKYRQVLAELTALQYQINPHFLFNTLQSINFEVLNVTQRPTFANTMIEQLSEILRYSLDSPIQMVTIREEIEITKKYIDIQRYRFDNTFKVTWTYEQDVLECSTIRLLLQPIIENSVHYGVCKEGGCCHITIQRDGDDIEFEITDNGPGMSEQRLDEVVASLESEPDYGISEHIGLRNISSRLRLKYGDEYKLSIRSAPGEGVTVTFRIKG; translated from the coding sequence ATGCTTACAAAATTTTTTATTAAAAACTTCATGACCTTTATTATTGCGGTCTCCATTCCTGTGTTGATTTTCAGCTTGATGGTGATGAACGTATTTCAAGCTTCGTTAAAAGAAGAAATAGACACCAATACGCATAAAGCGTTAAATACGTCCAAGGAGACGATCGAGCTCATTTTCTCAGATATGAACAGTATGAAAATACTGATTGACTACAACCCTCAAATAAGCTTGCCTTTATTGAGGGTTTTAAGCACGGATGTAGTGACCCATGAGGATACGACGGCGCTGAAGCTCATCCGGCCTTCACTCAAATCGTCCAGCTATTCGAGAATGTATATCAACTCGATCTACGTTAAAGTGGGCGACAGCAAATACTTTTTGGCGAACGGGGATAAGGAATCGATCACTGACTATTATGACACCGCCTGGTATGACAGCTTTAAGAAGCAAAGCAGGGATACGATGCTGTGGACGGAAAAGCGGCGGATCAGCGATCTGGACGTGGTCAGCATCTACCAACGAACCAAGCTGGACGGTGTCATTGTCATCAATGTGCGGCAGGAGTACTTCAATAAAATGCTGGACTCCATAACGACATACGATGACCAATATATGGCGGTGCTGAACGAGAAGGGGGAGCTGCTGTTTTCGAATAAAGATATGGAGCAGCTGCTGGAACGGGGGGACGGCGGGGACCAGGCCGGCGAAACTGCACGTTTCGCCGATTTGCTCCGAAGCGACCGATACCGCGTAGTGGAAATGTCCTCGGAGCATTATAGTTTCAAATATGTTTCCGTCATTCCGACCATCACGATCTACAGCTCGGCGATCCTGATCATTAAGCTGACACTGTATTCGGCGATTGTCTCGCTCCTGATCAGTTCACTGCTGGCTTATTATTTTTCCATCCGCAATTACAGGCAAATCGCGAGAATATTGAAGATTTTCAAGCTGGCCAAAGCGGGCATGACGCTGCCGAACGTCGTAGAGAAGAAGAAAAACGACGTTTATTCGCTGATTCTGAACGATACGATCAATTCCTTCGTCAATCAGAGCCATATGAATCTGCAATTGTCCGAAAGGAAGTACCGGCAGGTACTGGCCGAGCTGACGGCGCTCCAATACCAGATCAATCCTCATTTTCTGTTCAATACGCTGCAATCGATCAATTTTGAGGTGTTGAATGTGACTCAGAGGCCTACCTTCGCTAACACGATGATCGAGCAATTGTCCGAGATTCTCCGTTATTCGCTCGACAGTCCGATTCAAATGGTAACCATCCGGGAAGAAATCGAGATCACCAAGAAATATATCGACATCCAGCGCTATCGCTTCGACAACACGTTCAAGGTTACCTGGACGTATGAGCAGGACGTACTGGAATGCAGCACGATCCGGCTTTTGCTGCAGCCAATTATTGAGAATTCCGTCCATTACGGAGTATGTAAGGAAGGCGGCTGCTGCCATATTACGATCCAAAGGGACGGCGATGACATCGAGTTTGAGATTACGGACAACGGACCCGGCATGTCGGAGCAGCGGCTTGACGAGGTGGTTGCTTCGCTTGAGTCCGAACCCGACTATGGCATCTCCGAGCATATCGGCCTGCGGAATATCAGTTCACGATTAAGATTAAAATACGGCGACGAGTACAAGCTGTCCATCCGGAGCGCCCCGGGCGAAGGAGTAACCGTCACGTTTAGAATAAAGGGCTAG
- a CDS encoding carbohydrate ABC transporter permease, translating into MAKLNTKYIGLLFISPWLIGFLSFQLYPLVASFAYSFTDYSVLRSAKFVMFDNYIRMFMIDKDFLHSLKVTFSYALMAVPGKLIFALIVALLLNIKIKGMSFYRTLFYLPSILGGSVALSALWRLMFMKDGIVNNMLKGVGIPTPDWLGDPHIALFTISSLEVWQFGSSMVLFLAALKQIPQELYEAAKVDGASWGSGFFKITIPLITPIIFFNLIMQTLHALQAFTSAFVITGGGPLKSTYLVGMKLYNEGFNNFKMGYASAISWVLFAIILLITLLIFKSSDAWVHYNDKEEGAR; encoded by the coding sequence TTGGCTAAACTAAACACCAAGTACATAGGGCTGCTCTTCATTTCGCCCTGGCTGATCGGGTTTTTGTCTTTCCAGCTGTATCCGCTCGTTGCTTCTTTTGCATACTCGTTTACCGATTACAGCGTTCTCCGGTCGGCGAAATTCGTTATGTTTGACAATTACATCCGAATGTTTATGATCGATAAAGATTTTTTACATTCGCTTAAGGTCACTTTTTCCTACGCGCTGATGGCGGTGCCGGGAAAACTTATCTTCGCTCTCATCGTCGCTTTGCTGCTTAATATCAAAATTAAGGGGATGAGCTTTTACCGGACGCTGTTTTACTTGCCTTCCATTCTCGGAGGCAGCGTCGCGTTGTCCGCACTTTGGCGGCTTATGTTCATGAAGGACGGTATCGTCAACAATATGCTCAAAGGCGTCGGCATTCCTACGCCCGACTGGCTGGGAGATCCGCATATTGCGCTGTTCACCATCAGCTCGCTGGAGGTATGGCAGTTCGGATCGTCGATGGTGCTGTTCCTGGCGGCATTAAAGCAAATTCCGCAGGAGCTGTATGAAGCGGCCAAGGTAGACGGAGCTTCGTGGGGGTCAGGTTTCTTCAAAATTACGATTCCGCTTATTACGCCTATTATTTTCTTCAATTTGATCATGCAAACGCTCCATGCTTTGCAAGCGTTTACGTCCGCATTCGTCATCACGGGCGGAGGACCGCTCAAGTCGACCTATCTGGTAGGGATGAAGCTGTACAACGAAGGCTTCAACAATTTTAAGATGGGCTATGCTTCGGCCATTTCATGGGTATTGTTCGCCATCATTTTGCTGATTACCCTCTTGATCTTTAAATCTTCCGACGCTTGGGTACATTATAACGATAAGGAGGAGGGCGCACGATGA
- a CDS encoding carbohydrate ABC transporter permease, with the protein MKGRAVTGWVSHAVLVFGSLVMIYPLLWMLFATFKQNAEIFGSSNILPEKFPFDNPFAAYKAGWNGLTEIGFSDFYWNTIVMTVPTVLFTIISCSLVAYGFARFSFPSKKLWFAVMLSTLMLPNAVIVIPRYLLFNKLGWLNTYLPFIVPALFACFPFFIFMLVQFIRGIPRELDESAKMDGCTAGGILFKVLLPVMKPALFSAGLFQFMWTWNEFFDVLIYVNSVEKYPLALGLRISMDTASDVQWNVVMAMGLLSVLPLVLIFFFAQRYFVEGIATTGLKG; encoded by the coding sequence ATGAAAGGAAGAGCCGTCACCGGGTGGGTTAGTCATGCCGTCCTTGTTTTCGGCAGTCTGGTCATGATCTACCCTCTCTTGTGGATGCTATTTGCAACCTTCAAGCAAAATGCCGAAATTTTCGGCTCCAGCAACATTTTGCCGGAGAAGTTTCCTTTCGATAACCCGTTTGCCGCTTATAAAGCGGGGTGGAACGGGCTTACGGAAATCGGGTTCAGCGATTTTTATTGGAACACGATTGTGATGACGGTGCCTACGGTTCTGTTTACGATCATCTCTTGTTCGCTCGTTGCCTACGGCTTTGCAAGATTTAGCTTTCCGTCCAAAAAGCTGTGGTTCGCCGTCATGCTGTCGACCTTGATGCTGCCTAATGCGGTCATTGTCATCCCCCGTTATCTGCTGTTCAATAAGCTCGGCTGGCTGAACACATACTTGCCCTTTATTGTTCCGGCACTGTTCGCCTGCTTTCCGTTCTTCATCTTCATGCTCGTACAATTCATCAGAGGGATTCCGCGTGAGCTGGATGAATCCGCCAAGATGGACGGCTGCACAGCCGGAGGCATACTGTTCAAAGTGCTTTTGCCTGTCATGAAGCCGGCACTTTTCTCGGCGGGGCTGTTTCAGTTTATGTGGACGTGGAACGAATTTTTCGATGTATTGATCTATGTCAACAGTGTGGAAAAATATCCGCTCGCGCTAGGCTTGCGTATTTCGATGGATACCGCGTCAGACGTGCAGTGGAATGTGGTTATGGCCATGGGTCTGCTTTCCGTGCTGCCGCTTGTGCTGATCTTCTTCTTCGCGCAAAGATATTTCGTCGAAGGGATCGCGACCACAGGGCTCAAAGGCTAA
- a CDS encoding response regulator transcription factor produces the protein MMYKLIIVDDESKIRSGLEKHYPWAELGFEVVGSFPNGQVALDYLHDHPVDVVLSDVRMPVLTGTELAQCIREQRLSPLVVFLSGYADFEYARQALVHGVRNYILKPVKFDEIVSVFSLIKQELMERSKPEAARRTDHSADAFGGYYDKIIDIVESYVAVHLKDASLEGAAQQVNMSPNYLSKIFKEKTGKNFSDYLFEMKMIKSKELMADINLKIYHISSEIGYNNPKNFSRAFKQYHGISPREYR, from the coding sequence ATGATGTACAAGTTAATTATCGTGGACGACGAGTCGAAAATCAGATCGGGGCTGGAGAAGCATTACCCTTGGGCGGAATTGGGGTTTGAAGTCGTAGGAAGCTTCCCGAACGGTCAGGTGGCTTTGGATTATTTACACGATCATCCTGTCGATGTTGTTCTCTCCGATGTCCGAATGCCGGTGCTCACGGGAACGGAGCTGGCTCAGTGCATTCGTGAGCAGCGATTAAGCCCGCTCGTTGTCTTCCTGAGCGGTTATGCCGATTTTGAATATGCCCGGCAAGCGCTCGTTCACGGCGTTCGAAATTATATATTGAAGCCGGTCAAATTCGACGAAATCGTATCCGTTTTCTCCTTGATCAAGCAGGAGCTGATGGAACGAAGCAAGCCGGAAGCAGCCCGGCGTACGGATCATTCCGCCGATGCGTTCGGCGGATATTACGATAAAATTATTGACATCGTGGAATCTTACGTGGCTGTGCATTTAAAGGACGCTTCGCTTGAAGGAGCCGCCCAGCAGGTCAATATGAGCCCGAATTATTTGTCGAAAATATTCAAAGAAAAGACCGGCAAAAACTTCTCCGATTACTTGTTCGAGATGAAGATGATCAAGTCCAAGGAACTGATGGCCGATATCAACCTCAAAATTTACCACATTTCTTCGGAGATCGGCTACAACAATCCGAAAAATTTTTCCAGAGCGTTTAAGCAATACCACGGCATTTCTCCGCGGGAGTACAGGTGA
- a CDS encoding Ldh family oxidoreductase — translation MREAMIPDMRTVGLVELERFIHDAVAACGVPEEDCAKAVDVFMRATLRGVGHHDIYDLPSRISRLLSGEINAKPQYKQLSAFKTMEAWDVDRGLGEVVCCFAMERAKRLADEYGIGMCIIRNSNHFLAAAPYVERAAEEGYISLLLCKGGMNMGTIGRTENCMGSLPLGFGFSAGSDAPPVVFDACLAYASHGELRARAAKGIPIEPWWGVDTDGQPTTDPAKVLEGTRMPIGGHKGYALSMLGEVLSGVFTGGWIMDQAPDEDAVDNHWGHTALVIKPDTMLDMAKFKQRTSTLLDRADKLAPGVHIPGHGSYRRKAGMLSKGTIDLESGLVEKLAEAAARLGIAPLINDRS, via the coding sequence ATGCGAGAGGCTATGATCCCAGACATGAGAACGGTCGGACTCGTCGAGCTGGAGAGGTTCATTCATGATGCGGTTGCGGCATGCGGAGTACCTGAGGAGGACTGCGCGAAAGCCGTTGACGTGTTTATGCGGGCGACGCTGCGGGGAGTGGGGCATCACGATATTTACGATTTGCCGTCCCGGATTTCGCGGCTGCTCAGCGGTGAAATTAATGCGAAGCCGCAGTATAAGCAGCTCAGCGCGTTTAAGACGATGGAAGCATGGGACGTCGATCGCGGGCTCGGCGAGGTTGTATGCTGCTTTGCCATGGAGCGGGCGAAAAGGCTGGCTGACGAGTATGGCATCGGCATGTGCATTATCCGGAATTCCAATCACTTTCTTGCGGCGGCTCCTTATGTCGAGCGTGCTGCTGAGGAAGGCTACATTTCCCTGCTGCTGTGCAAGGGCGGCATGAACATGGGAACGATAGGACGCACAGAAAACTGCATGGGCTCGCTTCCGCTCGGCTTCGGCTTTAGCGCAGGCTCCGATGCTCCTCCTGTTGTATTCGACGCTTGCCTCGCCTACGCATCGCATGGGGAACTTCGCGCACGTGCGGCCAAAGGTATTCCGATCGAGCCTTGGTGGGGCGTCGATACGGACGGACAGCCGACGACGGATCCGGCTAAAGTGCTGGAGGGTACGAGAATGCCCATCGGCGGACACAAAGGGTATGCGCTCTCGATGCTGGGAGAAGTGTTAAGCGGCGTGTTTACCGGCGGTTGGATTATGGATCAGGCACCGGACGAAGACGCTGTGGACAATCATTGGGGGCATACGGCGCTCGTGATTAAGCCGGATACGATGCTCGATATGGCCAAGTTTAAGCAGCGGACGTCGACTTTACTTGACCGCGCCGACAAGCTTGCACCCGGTGTGCATATCCCGGGGCACGGCTCCTACCGAAGAAAAGCAGGTATGTTAAGCAAAGGAACGATCGATTTGGAAAGCGGTCTGGTGGAGAAATTAGCGGAAGCGGCCGCCAGGCTGGGAATTGCACCGCTCATCAATGACAGATCTTAA
- a CDS encoding ABC transporter substrate-binding protein, producing MISKRKITLLSCVLSLAVASGCAGSGSGSGGAKDARKSEAAQPAASSASKENVTLRFSWWGNEVRHKATIDVINLYMKKNPNVTIKAEYRGKSERELIATGLAGGSIADIVQLNPPWMEDFTRNSDFFVDFNTKKNLIDLSGIDPQFLKENGVFNNKLVGLPMGVNATIGIMNKTVADKFGIPSSLDTKWTWDDFYKYGKTVNQKDPESYMLNMDIGSMVEFVLKRYIVQKTGKHMIGDDYSLGFTRDDLAEALTYINKLYTDKVAIPASDAQVFNDAAQTNPKWINGKAVMVFSWTSTVSPYTNGVKGEFVPIALPVREGAKNTALIVKPPQVVAVSNRSKHIDEAVKFVNFFLNDIEANKILKDTRSISAVKPVADAVGADKLYDPVVLKGHEYGMKNMGLGDNGPTTNGEIIEVLENAVEIVAYPNANINKVTDDSMKLINDIVKTMKK from the coding sequence ATGATATCGAAAAGAAAGATTACCTTATTGTCATGTGTTTTGTCGCTGGCGGTTGCGTCGGGATGCGCCGGATCCGGTTCCGGTTCTGGCGGCGCTAAAGATGCGAGGAAAAGCGAAGCGGCTCAACCGGCGGCATCGTCAGCTTCGAAAGAAAATGTTACGCTCCGCTTTTCCTGGTGGGGGAACGAGGTTCGCCATAAAGCAACGATAGACGTGATCAACTTGTACATGAAGAAGAACCCGAACGTCACCATTAAGGCGGAATATCGCGGCAAGTCTGAACGGGAGTTGATCGCTACCGGTCTTGCCGGCGGCAGTATTGCCGACATCGTGCAGCTGAACCCGCCGTGGATGGAGGATTTTACAAGAAACTCCGACTTTTTCGTCGATTTCAACACGAAGAAAAATCTGATCGATTTGTCCGGCATTGACCCGCAATTTTTGAAAGAAAACGGTGTATTTAACAACAAGCTGGTCGGACTTCCGATGGGCGTCAACGCGACGATCGGGATCATGAATAAAACGGTGGCTGACAAGTTCGGCATCCCATCCTCGCTCGATACCAAATGGACATGGGACGACTTCTACAAATACGGGAAAACGGTTAATCAGAAGGACCCCGAATCGTATATGCTGAACATGGATATCGGCAGTATGGTTGAGTTTGTCCTCAAGCGTTACATTGTGCAAAAGACGGGCAAACATATGATCGGCGACGATTACTCGCTGGGCTTTACAAGAGACGATCTGGCGGAAGCGTTGACCTACATCAACAAGCTGTATACGGATAAAGTCGCGATTCCGGCATCCGATGCACAGGTGTTTAACGATGCCGCACAGACGAATCCGAAGTGGATCAACGGCAAGGCGGTTATGGTGTTCTCCTGGACATCGACCGTATCGCCTTATACAAACGGGGTTAAAGGCGAATTCGTACCGATCGCTCTACCGGTCCGCGAAGGCGCTAAGAACACGGCTTTGATCGTCAAACCGCCGCAAGTGGTTGCAGTCTCCAATAGGAGCAAACATATCGACGAAGCGGTGAAATTCGTTAACTTCTTCTTGAACGATATTGAAGCAAATAAAATTTTGAAGGACACCCGTTCCATTTCCGCCGTTAAGCCTGTAGCTGACGCTGTAGGCGCCGATAAGCTGTACGATCCTGTCGTATTGAAGGGCCATGAATACGGCATGAAAAATATGGGCCTCGGCGATAACGGACCTACGACAAACGGCGAGATTATTGAAGTATTGGAAAATGCGGTTGAGATCGTAGCGTATCCGAACGCCAATATCAATAAAGTGACGGATGACTCGATGAAGCTGATCAATGATATCGTGAAAACAATGAAAAAATGA